One genomic segment of Mytilus trossulus isolate FHL-02 chromosome 4, PNRI_Mtr1.1.1.hap1, whole genome shotgun sequence includes these proteins:
- the LOC134716173 gene encoding uncharacterized protein LOC134716173 isoform X2: MAAPRDFNPVNILQGKQLPPPIRSRYRKFDIYRDVNQFRLIDEHAVQVAQTEHKTFRDLIWHLIHSQRFQSDLEKARAIFRWMTSRNMYTISFQDVQKGSPEEVLVSFKNKKGTYARIFETFCGYSGVYCAVLTGFAKGLDYRPGDNFKGSEYNHSWNAVYIDDNWYLVDSHWATRYLISEKNNPENLPGRKTVYEYDDFYFMTDPEQLIYSHWAKNDKWQLLTRPLSLPEFEDLPLVKSYFFKCGMYFISHQKGVVGTQNGRIALTVGFVKPTNFTYKITVCGSNEETHKGQKLKSFAMQETSHNQATFILRAPKPGPYYFTIFAQLLTGDIGIKNVFTASAEYKVNADKASTDAVPLPNCSDSNWGPGIPVDQMGLEPSVKDAVIPTSDGKVSLEFKKTRPSYILCKLRKPGMKDDELEKCISETDQGDKVLVTAQLPAKGEYGLEIYGNDPAKDGDTYTHICQYFVHYAPPDEQNKAFYQEAPQRRTVAPAQQATVSQVGYPGGTAGVTQGMNNMNVGDQDFVDLDNLPPPPPEMLQQQYLYGTVPDSRQQGVYGGLGSQQGQGTPGFTPGAGNVIVPQQQQAGVSNIPPSSKPIQVEKRAVGQEPPAPPSEFKLQPVTAEKTAAPAPGPATKQKPTLDAIDRNVLHTVDDHAIQVSKSEHSSFRDLVWDLIYSKSITNEIEKVRVIFRWLATKNLKEMHFDNVEKGSPEEVLLGLKTGKTTYAMVFDTMCNYAGLHSKIISGYAKGADYKPGQSFTPGTNQHSWNAVYIYGTWCLIDCHWAARRIIGKQTTHEEFHYQLDEYFFLPDPHQLIYTHFPEDTKWQLLERQVSLEEFESMPHMKPQFFKYGLEFVSHRTAVIYGRGECNIRLRYPAHRIVVAFNFTIQYEDGREEFMGTKLNKYGMQESVGGIASFRLRLPEKGSYIIYIYAKEDTQENKDNVYAQVCEFKIVQEEVTSPPPLPFPPCAYLNWGPGTAFFKYGLQTYQTTATILTREGKVELQIRIPKQMQFMAKLKHNEMSDSELEGYIMNRVVGNTAYFNITAPCRGEFGLEIYANDPSMEGQTLYHVAQYMIECHEDVKTVPLPKLPHGYLGPQPKFNEFGLNTLSHHDSVIHLETNSVEIQFATAQEMRVTANLIGVEDEKEHPDLVFTQTQGSIVSFVIHMPQTGFYKLQLYAIPARDPSQQLPGVYNYLINCQKATRPAVPFPKQYAQWKEGCYMWEPLTLHKDTTSATVNFRIGIPKAEAVAVVADSDWNHLASSTPGVWEGKVPLDKHYGRGVKVTVNANYGGDKTNYATLLEYNI; encoded by the exons ATGGCAGCCCCTAGAGATTTCAATCCTGTCAACATCTTACAAGGGAAACAACTCCCACCACCGATACGGTCCAGATACAGAAAGTTTGATATCTACAGAGATGTTAACCAGTTTCGTTTAATTGATGAACATGCAGTTCAG GTAGCCCAGACAGAACACAAAACATTCCGAGATCTTATTTGGCACTTAATACACAGTCAAAGATTCCAGTCAGACTTAGAAAAAGCAAG AGCAATCTTCAGATGGATGACATCACGTAATATGTACACAATCAGTTTCCAGGATGTCCAAAAAGGTTCTCCTGAAGAGGTGTTGGTTTCGTTTAAAAACAAGAAGGGCACATATGCAAGAATCTTTGAAACATTCTGCGG atattcTGGTGTATACTGTGCTGTCCTGACAGGTTTTGCTAAAGGTCTTGACTATCGCCCAGGAGATAATTTCAAGGGAAGCGAGTACAATCACAGCTGGAATGCAGTCTACATTGATGACAATTGGTACCTGGTTGACTCTCACTGGGCTACCAGATATCTCATTTCTGAGAAAAATAACCCAGAAAATTTG CCTGGTCGCAAAACG GTATATGAATATGATGACTTCTACTTCATGACAGATCCAGAACAACTTATCTACAGTCATTGGGCTAAAAACGACAAGTGGCAACTTCTGACCAGACCTTTATCTTTGCCTGAATTTGAAGACTTGCCTCTGGTCAAATCTTACTTCTTTAAATGTGGAATGTACTTCATCTCCCACCAGAAAGGAGTTGTAGGCACACAGAATGGTAGAATAGCTCTAACAGTTGGCTTTGTAAAACCTACAAACTTCACCTACAAAATCACTGTCTGTGGATCCAATGAAGAAACTCACAAAGGACAGAAACTGAAGAGCTTTGCCATGCAAGAAACTTCACACAACCAAGCCACATTTATCCTAAGAGCTCCAAAACCTGGTCcttattattttactatttttgccCAGCTCTTAACAGGAGATATTGGAATAAAGAATGTGTTCACAGCATCAGCAGAATATAAAGTCAATGCTGACAAAGCTTCTACAGATGCCGTTCCACTTCCTAACTGTTCTGATAGTAACTGGGGTCCAGGGATACCAGTAGACCAGATGGGACTGGAACCCAGTGTTAAAGATGCTGTCATACCAACAAGTGATGGTAAGGTCAGCTTGGAGTTCAAGAAGACACGGCCATCTTACATTCTCTGCAAACTACGTAAACCAGGTATGAAAGATGATGAACTAGAGAAATGTATCAGTGAAACAGACCAAGGGGACAAGGTACTTGTTACAGCTCAACTCCCAGCCAAGGGTGAATACGGACTGGAAATCTACGGGAATGATCCAGCTAAAGATGGTGACACCTATACACATATCTGTCAATACTTTGTTCACTATGCTCCTCCTGATGAACAGAATAAGGCATTTTATCAAGAGGCACCTCAAAGGCGTACTGTGGCTCCAGCTCAACAAGCTACTGTTAGCCAGGTGGGATATCCTGGAGGCACTGCTGGG gTAACACAAGGAATGAATAATATGAATGTTGGAGACCAAGATTTTGTTGATCTAGACAACCTCCCACCACCTCCACCAGAGATGCTACAACAACAGTATCTGTATGGCACAGTACCTGACAGTAGACAACAGGGTGTGTATGGGGGTCTGGGATCCCAGCAGGGACAGGGTACACCTGGATTCACCCCAGGGGCTGGTAATGTTATTGTTCCTCAACAACAACAGGCTGGTGTCAGTAACATTCCCCCCAGCAGTAAACCAATCCAAGTTGAGAAGAGAGCTGTTGGTCAAGAGCCACCAGCACCACCTAGTGAGTTCAAGCTCCAACCAGTCACTGCAGAGAAAACAGCTGCTCCAGCTCCAGGTCCAGCCACTAAACAGAAACCAACATTGGATGCCATTGACAGAAACGTTCTTCATACAGTTGATGACCATGCTATACAG GTATCTAAGAGCGAACATTCAAGCTTCAGAGATTTGGTTTGGGATTTGATCTATTCAAAGAGTATcacaaatgaaattgaaaaagtcAG agttatctttAGATGGTTAGCCACCAAGAATCTGAAAGAAATGCATTTTGACAATGTAGAAAAAGGCAGTCCAGAAGAAGTTCTGTTGGGATTAAAGACTGGAAAGACAACATATGCTATGGTTTTTGACACTATGTGCAA TTATGCAGGTCTTCATTCCAAGATCATCAGTGGCTATGCCAAAGGAGCAGATTACAAACCTGGTCAGAGTTTTACTCCAGGAACCAATCAACATTCATGGAACGCTGTCTACATCTATGGTACATGGTGTCTGATTGATTGTCATTGGGCAGCCAGGCGTATCATTGGAAAACAAACAACTCATGAAGAATTCCATTACCAACTTGATGAATATTTCTTCTTGCCAGACCCTCATCAACTCATCTACACTCATTTCCCAGAAGACACAAAATGGCAATTGTTAGAGAGGCAAGTTTCATTAGAGGAATTTGAAAGTATGCCTCATATGAAGCCTCAGTTCTTCAAATATGGTTTAGAATTTGTAAGCCATCGTACAGCTGTGATTTACGGAAGAGGAGAGTGTAATATCCGATTGAGGTATCCAGCACACAGAATTGTAGTGGCCTTTAATTTCACTATTCAATATGAAGATGGAAGAGAAGAATTTATGGGaacgaaattaaataaatatggaATGCAAGAAAGTGTTGGTGGCATAGCCTCATTTAGGTTACGGCTACCCGAGAAAGGATCatacataatatacatatatgccAAAGAAGATACACAAGAAAACAAGGACAATGTTTATGCACAGGTGTGTGAATTTAAGATCGTTCAAGAGGAAGTGACATCACCACCTCCACTACCATTCCCACCATGTGCATATTTAAATTGGGGACCTGGCACTGCATTCTTCAAATATGGTCTTCAGACATACCAGACTACAGCTACAATCTTAACAAGAGAGGGCAAAGTAGAATTACAAATTAGAATCCCTAAACAAATGCAATTTATGGCAAAATTAAAGCATAATGAAATGAGTGACTCTGAACTTGAAGGTTACATAATGAATCGTGTTGTAGGCAATACTGCATACTTCAATATCACGGCACCATGTAGAGGAGAATTTGGATTGGAAATCTACGCCAATGATCCTTCAATGGAAGGCCAAACCTTGTATCATGTAGCCCAATATATGATTGAATGTCATGAGGATGTGAAAACTGTGCCACTACCCAAATTGCCACATGGTTATCTAGGGCCACAACCAAAATTTAATGAATTCGGTTTGAACACTCTCAGTCATCATGATTCTGTCATTCATTTAGAAACAAATTCTGTAGAAATCCAATTCGCAACTGCTCAAGAAATGAGAGTGACTGCCAATTTAATTGGAGTTGAGGATGAGAAAGAACACCCAGATCTGGTCTTCACACAGACACAAGGGTCTATTGTCAGTTTTGTTATCCACATGCCACAAACAGGCTTCTACAAACTACAACTGTATGCCATACCAGCACGGGATCCAAGCCAACAACTTCCAGGGGTATACAACTATTTGATCAACTGTCAGAAAGCCACTCGTCCAGCTGTACCCTTCCCCAAACAGTATGCTCAGTGGAAGGAAGGATGTTACATGTGGGAGCCTTTAACACTTCACAAAGATACCACTTCTGCTACTGTCAACTTCAGAATCGGAATACCAAAAGCAGAAGCCGTGGCTGTGGTAGCTGATAGCGACTGGAATCATCTTGCGTCATCAACACCGGGTGTCTGGGAAGGTAAAGTGCCACTGGATAAGCACTATGGTAGAGGAGTCAAGGTCACAGTTAACGCAAATTATGGTGGAGACAAAACAAATTATGCTACCTTGCTTGAATATAACATTTAA
- the LOC134716173 gene encoding uncharacterized protein LOC134716173 isoform X4 encodes MAAPRDFNPVNILQGKQLPPPIRSRYRKFDIYRDVNQFRLIDEHAVQVAQTEHKTFRDLIWHLIHSQRFQSDLEKARAIFRWMTSRNMYTISFQDVQKGSPEEVLVSFKNKKGTYARIFETFCGYSGVYCAVLTGFAKGLDYRPGDNFKGSEYNHSWNAVYIDDNWYLVDSHWATRYLISEKNNPENLVYEYDDFYFMTDPEQLIYSHWAKNDKWQLLTRPLSLPEFEDLPLVKSYFFKCGMYFISHQKGVVGTQNGRIALTVGFVKPTNFTYKITVCGSNEETHKGQKLKSFAMQETSHNQATFILRAPKPGPYYFTIFAQLLTGDIGIKNVFTASAEYKVNADKASTDAVPLPNCSDSNWGPGIPVDQMGLEPSVKDAVIPTSDGKVSLEFKKTRPSYILCKLRKPGMKDDELEKCISETDQGDKVLVTAQLPAKGEYGLEIYGNDPAKDGDTYTHICQYFVHYAPPDEQNKAFYQEAPQRRTVAPAQQATVSQVGYPGGTAGVTQGMNNMNVGDQDFVDLDNLPPPPPEMLQQQYLYGTVPDSRQQGVYGGLGSQQGQGTPGFTPGAGNVIVPQQQQAGVSNIPPSSKPIQVEKRAVGQEPPAPPSEFKLQPVTAEKTAAPAPGPATKQKPTLDAIDRNVLHTVDDHAIQVSKSEHSSFRDLVWDLIYSKSITNEIEKVRVIFRWLATKNLKEMHFDNVEKGSPEEVLLGLKTGKTTYAMVFDTMCNYAGLHSKIISGYAKGADYKPGQSFTPGTNQHSWNAVYIYGTWCLIDCHWAARRIIGKQTTHEEFHYQLDEYFFLPDPHQLIYTHFPEDTKWQLLERQVSLEEFESMPHMKPQFFKYGLEFVSHRTAVIYGRGECNIRLRYPAHRIVVAFNFTIQYEDGREEFMGTKLNKYGMQESVGGIASFRLRLPEKGSYIIYIYAKEDTQENKDNVYAQVCEFKIVQEEVTSPPPLPFPPCAYLNWGPGTAFFKYGLQTYQTTATILTREGKVELQIRIPKQMQFMAKLKHNEMSDSELEGYIMNRVVGNTAYFNITAPCRGEFGLEIYANDPSMEGQTLYHVAQYMIECHEDVKTVPLPKLPHGYLGPQPKFNEFGLNTLSHHDSVIHLETNSVEIQFATAQEMRVTANLIGVEDEKEHPDLVFTQTQGSIVSFVIHMPQTGFYKLQLYAIPARDPSQQLPGVYNYLINCQKATRPAVPFPKQYAQWKEGCYMWEPLTLHKDTTSATVNFRIGIPKAEAVAVVADSDWNHLASSTPGVWEGKVPLDKHYGRGVKVTVNANYGGDKTNYATLLEYNI; translated from the exons ATGGCAGCCCCTAGAGATTTCAATCCTGTCAACATCTTACAAGGGAAACAACTCCCACCACCGATACGGTCCAGATACAGAAAGTTTGATATCTACAGAGATGTTAACCAGTTTCGTTTAATTGATGAACATGCAGTTCAG GTAGCCCAGACAGAACACAAAACATTCCGAGATCTTATTTGGCACTTAATACACAGTCAAAGATTCCAGTCAGACTTAGAAAAAGCAAG AGCAATCTTCAGATGGATGACATCACGTAATATGTACACAATCAGTTTCCAGGATGTCCAAAAAGGTTCTCCTGAAGAGGTGTTGGTTTCGTTTAAAAACAAGAAGGGCACATATGCAAGAATCTTTGAAACATTCTGCGG atattcTGGTGTATACTGTGCTGTCCTGACAGGTTTTGCTAAAGGTCTTGACTATCGCCCAGGAGATAATTTCAAGGGAAGCGAGTACAATCACAGCTGGAATGCAGTCTACATTGATGACAATTGGTACCTGGTTGACTCTCACTGGGCTACCAGATATCTCATTTCTGAGAAAAATAACCCAGAAAATTTG GTATATGAATATGATGACTTCTACTTCATGACAGATCCAGAACAACTTATCTACAGTCATTGGGCTAAAAACGACAAGTGGCAACTTCTGACCAGACCTTTATCTTTGCCTGAATTTGAAGACTTGCCTCTGGTCAAATCTTACTTCTTTAAATGTGGAATGTACTTCATCTCCCACCAGAAAGGAGTTGTAGGCACACAGAATGGTAGAATAGCTCTAACAGTTGGCTTTGTAAAACCTACAAACTTCACCTACAAAATCACTGTCTGTGGATCCAATGAAGAAACTCACAAAGGACAGAAACTGAAGAGCTTTGCCATGCAAGAAACTTCACACAACCAAGCCACATTTATCCTAAGAGCTCCAAAACCTGGTCcttattattttactatttttgccCAGCTCTTAACAGGAGATATTGGAATAAAGAATGTGTTCACAGCATCAGCAGAATATAAAGTCAATGCTGACAAAGCTTCTACAGATGCCGTTCCACTTCCTAACTGTTCTGATAGTAACTGGGGTCCAGGGATACCAGTAGACCAGATGGGACTGGAACCCAGTGTTAAAGATGCTGTCATACCAACAAGTGATGGTAAGGTCAGCTTGGAGTTCAAGAAGACACGGCCATCTTACATTCTCTGCAAACTACGTAAACCAGGTATGAAAGATGATGAACTAGAGAAATGTATCAGTGAAACAGACCAAGGGGACAAGGTACTTGTTACAGCTCAACTCCCAGCCAAGGGTGAATACGGACTGGAAATCTACGGGAATGATCCAGCTAAAGATGGTGACACCTATACACATATCTGTCAATACTTTGTTCACTATGCTCCTCCTGATGAACAGAATAAGGCATTTTATCAAGAGGCACCTCAAAGGCGTACTGTGGCTCCAGCTCAACAAGCTACTGTTAGCCAGGTGGGATATCCTGGAGGCACTGCTGGG gTAACACAAGGAATGAATAATATGAATGTTGGAGACCAAGATTTTGTTGATCTAGACAACCTCCCACCACCTCCACCAGAGATGCTACAACAACAGTATCTGTATGGCACAGTACCTGACAGTAGACAACAGGGTGTGTATGGGGGTCTGGGATCCCAGCAGGGACAGGGTACACCTGGATTCACCCCAGGGGCTGGTAATGTTATTGTTCCTCAACAACAACAGGCTGGTGTCAGTAACATTCCCCCCAGCAGTAAACCAATCCAAGTTGAGAAGAGAGCTGTTGGTCAAGAGCCACCAGCACCACCTAGTGAGTTCAAGCTCCAACCAGTCACTGCAGAGAAAACAGCTGCTCCAGCTCCAGGTCCAGCCACTAAACAGAAACCAACATTGGATGCCATTGACAGAAACGTTCTTCATACAGTTGATGACCATGCTATACAG GTATCTAAGAGCGAACATTCAAGCTTCAGAGATTTGGTTTGGGATTTGATCTATTCAAAGAGTATcacaaatgaaattgaaaaagtcAG agttatctttAGATGGTTAGCCACCAAGAATCTGAAAGAAATGCATTTTGACAATGTAGAAAAAGGCAGTCCAGAAGAAGTTCTGTTGGGATTAAAGACTGGAAAGACAACATATGCTATGGTTTTTGACACTATGTGCAA TTATGCAGGTCTTCATTCCAAGATCATCAGTGGCTATGCCAAAGGAGCAGATTACAAACCTGGTCAGAGTTTTACTCCAGGAACCAATCAACATTCATGGAACGCTGTCTACATCTATGGTACATGGTGTCTGATTGATTGTCATTGGGCAGCCAGGCGTATCATTGGAAAACAAACAACTCATGAAGAATTCCATTACCAACTTGATGAATATTTCTTCTTGCCAGACCCTCATCAACTCATCTACACTCATTTCCCAGAAGACACAAAATGGCAATTGTTAGAGAGGCAAGTTTCATTAGAGGAATTTGAAAGTATGCCTCATATGAAGCCTCAGTTCTTCAAATATGGTTTAGAATTTGTAAGCCATCGTACAGCTGTGATTTACGGAAGAGGAGAGTGTAATATCCGATTGAGGTATCCAGCACACAGAATTGTAGTGGCCTTTAATTTCACTATTCAATATGAAGATGGAAGAGAAGAATTTATGGGaacgaaattaaataaatatggaATGCAAGAAAGTGTTGGTGGCATAGCCTCATTTAGGTTACGGCTACCCGAGAAAGGATCatacataatatacatatatgccAAAGAAGATACACAAGAAAACAAGGACAATGTTTATGCACAGGTGTGTGAATTTAAGATCGTTCAAGAGGAAGTGACATCACCACCTCCACTACCATTCCCACCATGTGCATATTTAAATTGGGGACCTGGCACTGCATTCTTCAAATATGGTCTTCAGACATACCAGACTACAGCTACAATCTTAACAAGAGAGGGCAAAGTAGAATTACAAATTAGAATCCCTAAACAAATGCAATTTATGGCAAAATTAAAGCATAATGAAATGAGTGACTCTGAACTTGAAGGTTACATAATGAATCGTGTTGTAGGCAATACTGCATACTTCAATATCACGGCACCATGTAGAGGAGAATTTGGATTGGAAATCTACGCCAATGATCCTTCAATGGAAGGCCAAACCTTGTATCATGTAGCCCAATATATGATTGAATGTCATGAGGATGTGAAAACTGTGCCACTACCCAAATTGCCACATGGTTATCTAGGGCCACAACCAAAATTTAATGAATTCGGTTTGAACACTCTCAGTCATCATGATTCTGTCATTCATTTAGAAACAAATTCTGTAGAAATCCAATTCGCAACTGCTCAAGAAATGAGAGTGACTGCCAATTTAATTGGAGTTGAGGATGAGAAAGAACACCCAGATCTGGTCTTCACACAGACACAAGGGTCTATTGTCAGTTTTGTTATCCACATGCCACAAACAGGCTTCTACAAACTACAACTGTATGCCATACCAGCACGGGATCCAAGCCAACAACTTCCAGGGGTATACAACTATTTGATCAACTGTCAGAAAGCCACTCGTCCAGCTGTACCCTTCCCCAAACAGTATGCTCAGTGGAAGGAAGGATGTTACATGTGGGAGCCTTTAACACTTCACAAAGATACCACTTCTGCTACTGTCAACTTCAGAATCGGAATACCAAAAGCAGAAGCCGTGGCTGTGGTAGCTGATAGCGACTGGAATCATCTTGCGTCATCAACACCGGGTGTCTGGGAAGGTAAAGTGCCACTGGATAAGCACTATGGTAGAGGAGTCAAGGTCACAGTTAACGCAAATTATGGTGGAGACAAAACAAATTATGCTACCTTGCTTGAATATAACATTTAA